Proteins from one Loktanella sp. M215 genomic window:
- a CDS encoding PaaI family thioesterase, translating into MSMPPKRARPEPVQVVKQRRDATLQGLVDGVPYIRFLGIQFERHGDELTAVLPFADMLIGNPAIPALHGGVTAAFMEVAAIIELSWAMLWEDMESGAEAIPRRLPKTIDFNVDYLRSGLPRDAYARARVNRSGRRYASVHVEAWQDNRARLFAQATGHFLMPVRGED; encoded by the coding sequence ATGAGCATGCCGCCCAAACGCGCCCGCCCGGAACCCGTGCAGGTCGTCAAGCAGCGCCGCGACGCCACCCTGCAGGGCCTCGTCGACGGTGTGCCCTACATCCGCTTCCTCGGCATCCAGTTCGAACGTCACGGCGACGAGCTGACCGCCGTGCTGCCCTTCGCCGACATGCTGATCGGCAACCCGGCGATCCCGGCGCTCCACGGCGGCGTCACCGCCGCCTTCATGGAGGTCGCGGCCATCATCGAACTCAGCTGGGCGATGCTGTGGGAAGACATGGAATCGGGCGCCGAGGCGATCCCCCGCCGCCTGCCCAAGACCATCGACTTCAACGTCGACTACCTCCGCTCCGGCCTGCCGCGCGACGCCTACGCCCGTGCCCGCGTGAATCGCTCCGGCCGCCGCTACGCGAGCGTCCATGTCGAGGCCTGGCAGGACAACCGCGCGCGGCTGTTCGCGCAGGCCACGGGGCATTTCCTGATGCCGGTCCGCGGCGAGGACTGA
- a CDS encoding PaaI family thioesterase, whose translation MTDSPQMPPDTQIDRRKQVAAQFIAIIPHASALGMQMTAVGDGEATITMPYDARLVGDPDTGVIHGGAVSALMDTCCGAAVMVHPAAGLGTATIDLRIDYMRPATPGQTITAKATCYHVTRSVAFVRAVALDEDTDRPVASATGAFTVERPRKPQATS comes from the coding sequence ATGACCGACAGCCCCCAGATGCCCCCCGACACCCAGATCGACCGCCGCAAGCAGGTGGCGGCGCAATTCATCGCGATTATCCCCCACGCCAGCGCGCTTGGCATGCAGATGACCGCTGTGGGGGATGGAGAGGCCACAATCACCATGCCCTACGACGCCCGCCTCGTGGGCGATCCGGACACCGGCGTGATCCACGGCGGCGCCGTCTCTGCGCTGATGGACACCTGCTGCGGTGCCGCGGTCATGGTGCACCCGGCCGCAGGGCTGGGCACGGCCACCATCGACCTGCGCATCGACTACATGCGCCCCGCGACCCCGGGCCAGACCATCACCGCAAAGGCCACCTGCTACCACGTCACCCGCTCCGTCGCCTTCGTGCGCGCCGTGGCACTGGACGAAGACACCGACCGCCCGGTCGCCTCCGCCACCGGTGCCTTTACCGTCGAGCGTCCCCGCAAGCCGCAGGCCACATCATGA
- a CDS encoding putative manganese transporter, giving the protein MTATTTITPPARHVGLFRPRRLGVALVLLALAAFPGELGALTRGLMTDAFTQVSGFVAATLILFYGAERVFRFNIGTALQNARGWQVPLAALLGATPGCGGAVVVVAAYSSGHVGFGAVVATLTATMGDAAFLLIATRPDAALVVLPLSFAVGILSGWIVDALPGAPEPGARGGSCELAPLIGRTRAKDVGFACFALPGLVIGITQLTGADVAAVYGPVLPIVGLGGTAAGLFVWVTSRLQAMTNTADSPVTRMAEETAFISVWVIGAYLAYDYIVAFGSFDLEALFGSVAPLLPLMGVLVGLVPGCGPQVLVTTLYAGGLIPFAALMGNAISNDGDALFPAIALDPRAAVRATLYSSVPAIILAYGFHWLAPGFMN; this is encoded by the coding sequence ATGACCGCCACCACGACGATCACGCCCCCTGCCCGGCATGTTGGCCTGTTCAGGCCACGCCGCCTGGGCGTGGCGCTGGTGCTGCTGGCGCTGGCGGCGTTTCCGGGCGAGCTTGGTGCGCTGACGCGGGGGCTGATGACGGATGCCTTCACGCAGGTCTCGGGCTTTGTCGCGGCGACGCTGATCCTGTTCTACGGGGCCGAGCGGGTCTTCCGGTTCAACATCGGCACGGCGTTGCAAAACGCGCGCGGCTGGCAGGTGCCGCTGGCCGCCCTGCTGGGGGCGACGCCCGGCTGCGGGGGGGCCGTGGTCGTCGTGGCGGCCTATAGCTCTGGGCATGTGGGGTTCGGCGCTGTCGTGGCGACATTGACGGCGACGATGGGCGATGCGGCGTTCCTGCTGATCGCGACGCGACCCGATGCGGCGCTGGTGGTGCTGCCGCTGTCTTTTGCCGTGGGTATCCTGAGCGGCTGGATCGTCGATGCCCTGCCGGGCGCGCCGGAACCGGGGGCGCGTGGGGGGTCCTGCGAACTGGCCCCGCTGATCGGGCGGACGCGAGCCAAGGACGTGGGTTTTGCCTGTTTCGCCCTGCCAGGTCTGGTCATCGGGATCACGCAGCTGACCGGCGCCGACGTGGCCGCGGTCTATGGCCCGGTCTTGCCCATCGTGGGTCTGGGCGGCACGGCGGCGGGGCTTTTCGTCTGGGTCACCTCGCGCCTGCAGGCGATGACCAACACCGCCGACAGTCCTGTGACGCGGATGGCGGAGGAGACGGCCTTCATCTCGGTCTGGGTGATCGGCGCCTACCTTGCCTATGATTATATCGTGGCCTTCGGCAGTTTCGATCTGGAGGCGCTTTTCGGGTCGGTCGCGCCGCTGTTGCCGCTGATGGGCGTGCTGGTCGGGCTGGTGCCGGGCTGCGGGCCGCAGGTGCTGGTCACGACGCTGTATGCGGGCGGGCTGATCCCCTTTGCGGCGCTGATGGGCAACGCGATTTCCAACGATGGCGACGCGCTGTTCCCGGCGATCGCACTGGACCCGCGGGCGGCGGTGCGGGCGACGCTTTATTCCTCGGTCCCGGCGATCATTCTGGCCTACGGGTTCCACTGGCTAGCCCCCGGTTTCATGAACTGA
- a CDS encoding MerR family transcriptional regulator has protein sequence MPESRLSFKEMCARYDVTPRTLRYYEYIELLTPDREGRARLYGAREQARMTLIMRGRRFGFALEDIRQWLLIYEKEGTRAQMQTWITLADRQMLELAEQRRQLDETMAELQRLRDETAASLG, from the coding sequence ATGCCCGAGAGCCGTCTGTCGTTCAAGGAGATGTGCGCGCGTTACGACGTGACGCCGCGCACCCTGCGCTATTACGAATACATCGAGCTTCTGACGCCCGACCGCGAAGGACGGGCGCGGCTCTATGGCGCGCGCGAACAGGCGCGCATGACGCTGATCATGCGCGGGCGACGCTTCGGTTTCGCGCTGGAGGACATCCGCCAATGGCTGCTGATCTACGAAAAGGAAGGCACGCGGGCGCAAATGCAGACCTGGATCACGCTGGCCGACCGGCAGATGCTGGAACTGGCCGAACAGCGCCGCCAGCTGGACGAGACGATGGCAGAGCTGCAACGCCTGCGGGATGAAACCGCCGCCTCGCTCGGCTGA
- a CDS encoding MerR family transcriptional regulator — protein MPTETLNIRQMCDAFDVTPRTLRFYEAKELLFPVREGQRRLFTRSDRARLKLILRGKRFGFSLEEIRQLLDLYAMGDGQLTQLSQTYTLAEKHLADMEAQRAELDEAITELKAQMQWGADKLKEISGQASSAA, from the coding sequence ATGCCGACCGAAACCCTGAACATCCGCCAGATGTGCGACGCCTTCGACGTGACCCCCCGGACCCTCCGGTTCTACGAGGCCAAGGAGCTTTTGTTCCCGGTCCGCGAGGGGCAGCGCCGCCTGTTCACCCGGTCCGACCGGGCACGGCTGAAACTGATCCTGCGCGGCAAGCGCTTCGGCTTCAGCCTCGAAGAGATCAGGCAGCTGCTGGACCTTTACGCCATGGGGGACGGTCAGCTGACCCAGCTGAGCCAGACCTACACGCTGGCCGAGAAGCATCTGGCCGACATGGAAGCGCAGCGCGCCGAACTGGACGAGGCGATCACGGAACTGAAGGCCCAGATGCAATGGGGCGCAGACAAGTTGAAAGAGATTTCGGGTCAGGCCAGCAGCGCCGCCTGA
- a CDS encoding acyl-CoA dehydrogenase C-terminal domain-containing protein encodes MPSYTAPLKDYQFVLHDLLRVSEQDIPGYGDLDRDFTAAVLEEVGKLSSNVLQPLNAVGDTEGCHLENGVVRTPTGFKAAFDQVREGGWTALDAEEKYGGQGLPYVMHTAANEPMVSANMAFNMYQGLTHGAYSAILAHGSEAQKDMFLPKLASCEWTGTMNLTEPHCGTDLGLMRTKAVPQDDGSYKVTGQKIFISAGDHDMADNIIHLVLAKIPGGPDGIKGVSLFIVPKFIVKDDGSLGDRNGVSVGKIEEKMGIHGNSTCVMNYDAATGYLIGEEHKGMRAMFVMMNEARLGVGLQGYAQSVVAYENAVAYANDRLQGRAVTGVQNPDGPADPLIVHPDIRRNLMDQKSFNEGARAFTFWGASLLDRAHKTGDAQAEGLVSLMTPVIKGFLTDKGFEYAVAAQQVYGGHGYIEEWGMSQFARDARIAMIYEGANGVQALDLVGRKLAIDGGKHLMGFFDMIKTFIKENDGDAALKKDFLDPLKAASKDMQAAAMYFMGSMKNPNNALSGSYDFMHLMGHVCLGYMWARSAKAAMDALEGGASDTAFYETKIATGRYYMARQLPATALHLARINTGADTVMALEAAHF; translated from the coding sequence ATGCCAAGCTATACCGCACCGCTCAAGGATTATCAGTTCGTCCTGCACGACCTGCTGCGCGTGTCCGAACAGGACATTCCCGGCTATGGCGATCTGGACCGCGACTTTACCGCCGCGGTGCTGGAGGAGGTGGGCAAGCTGTCGTCCAACGTGCTGCAACCGCTGAATGCGGTGGGTGACACCGAAGGCTGCCATCTGGAAAACGGCGTGGTGCGCACACCCACCGGGTTCAAGGCGGCCTTCGATCAGGTACGCGAGGGCGGCTGGACAGCCCTTGACGCGGAGGAAAAATACGGTGGCCAGGGCCTGCCTTACGTCATGCACACGGCCGCGAACGAGCCGATGGTCAGCGCCAACATGGCCTTCAACATGTACCAGGGTCTGACCCATGGCGCCTATTCCGCGATCCTCGCCCACGGGTCTGAGGCGCAGAAGGACATGTTCCTGCCCAAGCTCGCGTCGTGCGAATGGACCGGCACGATGAACCTGACAGAGCCGCATTGCGGCACCGATCTGGGTCTGATGCGCACGAAGGCCGTGCCGCAGGACGACGGCAGCTACAAGGTGACGGGGCAGAAGATCTTTATCTCAGCTGGCGACCACGACATGGCCGACAACATCATCCACCTCGTGCTGGCTAAGATCCCCGGCGGGCCGGACGGTATCAAAGGCGTGTCGCTGTTCATCGTGCCGAAGTTCATCGTCAAGGACGACGGGTCGCTGGGCGATCGCAACGGCGTCTCGGTCGGCAAGATCGAGGAGAAGATGGGCATCCACGGCAATTCGACCTGCGTGATGAACTATGACGCAGCCACGGGCTATCTGATCGGCGAAGAGCACAAGGGCATGCGCGCCATGTTCGTCATGATGAACGAGGCGCGCCTGGGCGTCGGCCTGCAAGGCTATGCGCAATCCGTCGTGGCCTACGAGAACGCCGTGGCCTATGCCAATGACCGCCTGCAGGGCCGTGCCGTGACCGGCGTGCAGAACCCCGACGGCCCCGCCGACCCGCTGATCGTGCACCCCGATATCCGCCGCAACCTGATGGACCAGAAGTCCTTCAACGAAGGGGCGCGGGCCTTCACCTTCTGGGGCGCCAGCCTGCTGGACCGCGCCCACAAGACCGGCGATGCGCAGGCCGAAGGTCTGGTGTCGCTGATGACGCCGGTCATCAAGGGCTTCCTGACCGACAAGGGTTTTGAGTATGCCGTCGCCGCCCAGCAGGTCTACGGCGGGCATGGCTACATCGAGGAATGGGGCATGTCCCAGTTCGCCCGCGACGCCCGGATCGCCATGATCTACGAAGGCGCCAACGGTGTGCAGGCGCTTGACCTCGTGGGCCGCAAGCTGGCCATCGACGGCGGCAAGCACCTGATGGGCTTCTTCGACATGATCAAGACCTTCATCAAGGAAAACGATGGCGATGCTGCGCTGAAAAAGGATTTCCTCGACCCGCTGAAGGCGGCGAGCAAGGACATGCAGGCGGCGGCGATGTATTTCATGGGGTCGATGAAGAACCCGAACAACGCGCTGTCGGGATCCTACGACTTCATGCACCTGATGGGCCACGTCTGCCTGGGCTACATGTGGGCGCGCAGTGCCAAGGCGGCGATGGACGCGCTGGAGGGTGGTGCCAGCGATACGGCCTTCTACGAGACCAAGATCGCCACGGGACGCTACTACATGGCCCGGCAATTGCCCGCGACGGCGCTGCATCTGGCGCGCATCAACACGGGTGCCGACACGGTCATGGCGCTGGAGGCCGCGCATTTTTGA
- a CDS encoding glutathione S-transferase family protein, protein MTIKLHCFGESGNAYKAALTMTLAGVEWEPVFVDFFKGATRTPEFRALNVMGEVPVMVDGDLVITQSAVIQDYITSKTSKLGGKSADQRREVLRWMFFDNHKVSGVAGPLRFNTNFLPEDKRSAEVNDFMLMRLTSALKVMDTHLADRAWLATEELTIADIACCGYLFYTEPFGFDRTAFPNVDAWLDRIAATPGWKHPYDLMQRALPAA, encoded by the coding sequence ATGACGATCAAGCTTCATTGCTTCGGCGAAAGCGGCAACGCCTACAAGGCGGCGCTGACGATGACCCTTGCGGGGGTGGAATGGGAGCCGGTCTTCGTCGATTTTTTCAAGGGTGCCACCCGGACCCCGGAATTTCGCGCCCTCAACGTGATGGGCGAGGTGCCGGTCATGGTCGATGGCGATCTGGTGATCACCCAGTCGGCGGTGATTCAGGACTACATTACATCAAAGACCAGCAAGCTTGGCGGCAAGAGTGCCGATCAGCGGCGCGAGGTGCTGCGCTGGATGTTCTTCGACAACCACAAGGTCAGCGGCGTCGCGGGTCCCCTGCGCTTCAACACGAACTTTCTGCCAGAGGACAAGCGCAGCGCGGAGGTCAACGACTTCATGCTGATGCGTCTGACGTCCGCCTTGAAGGTGATGGACACGCATCTGGCGGACCGCGCGTGGCTGGCGACCGAGGAACTGACCATCGCCGATATCGCCTGCTGCGGTTACCTGTTCTATACCGAACCCTTCGGGTTCGACCGCACCGCATTTCCCAATGTCGACGCCTGGCTGGACCGCATCGCGGCCACGCCCGGCTGGAAACACCCCTATGATCTGATGCAGCGCGCGCTGCCTGCCGCCTGA
- a CDS encoding acetyl-CoA C-acetyltransferase: MTDAYIFDAVRTPRGKGRADGSLHEVTSARLSAGVLNALKERNNLEGHAVEDVIWGNVTQVGEQGGCLARTAVLASDLDQSIPGLAINRFCASGMEAVNLAANQIRGGAGQAYVAGGVEMMGRVAMGSDGAAIAVDPSIAMDTYFVPQGISADIIATEYGFSRDDADALAVESQRRAKAAWDDRRFDRSIVTVRDMNGLPILDHDEYMRPGTDMQSLGALKASFKDMGETMPGFDKVALMKYPHLERINHIHHAGNSSGIVDGSAGVLIGSKAWGEAMGLKPRAVIRATAKIGTDPTIMLTGPVPVTEKILADSGMSISDIDLFEVNEAFASVVLRFMQRFDVDPSVVNVNGGSIAMGHPLGATGAIIIGTLLDELERTGKSTGLATLCIASGMGAATIIERV, from the coding sequence ATGACAGACGCCTATATCTTTGACGCCGTGCGCACGCCCCGTGGCAAGGGCCGCGCCGATGGGTCCCTGCACGAAGTCACCAGCGCCCGGCTGTCCGCCGGCGTGCTGAACGCGCTGAAGGAACGCAACAATCTGGAAGGCCACGCCGTCGAGGACGTGATCTGGGGCAACGTGACACAGGTGGGCGAACAGGGCGGCTGCCTGGCGCGGACCGCCGTGCTGGCCTCGGACCTCGACCAGTCGATCCCGGGGCTGGCGATCAACCGGTTCTGTGCGTCGGGCATGGAAGCGGTCAATCTGGCCGCCAACCAGATCCGTGGCGGGGCCGGTCAGGCCTATGTCGCGGGCGGAGTGGAGATGATGGGCCGGGTTGCCATGGGCAGCGACGGGGCGGCGATCGCCGTCGATCCCTCGATTGCCATGGACACCTATTTCGTGCCGCAGGGTATTTCGGCTGACATCATCGCCACCGAATACGGGTTTTCGCGCGATGACGCCGATGCGCTGGCGGTGGAATCCCAGCGCCGGGCCAAGGCGGCTTGGGACGACCGGCGGTTCGACCGGTCGATCGTGACGGTGCGTGACATGAATGGTCTGCCGATACTGGATCACGACGAATACATGCGCCCCGGCACCGACATGCAATCGCTTGGCGCGCTGAAGGCGTCCTTCAAGGATATGGGCGAGACGATGCCCGGTTTCGACAAGGTCGCCCTGATGAAATATCCGCATCTGGAGCGGATCAACCACATCCACCACGCGGGCAATTCGTCGGGCATCGTGGACGGGTCCGCCGGTGTGCTGATCGGGTCCAAGGCCTGGGGCGAGGCCATGGGCCTCAAGCCGCGCGCGGTGATCCGGGCCACGGCCAAGATCGGCACCGATCCCACGATCATGCTGACCGGACCTGTGCCTGTGACCGAGAAGATTCTGGCCGACAGCGGCATGAGCATTTCGGATATCGATCTGTTCGAGGTGAACGAGGCATTTGCATCGGTCGTTCTGCGTTTCATGCAGCGCTTCGATGTCGATCCGTCGGTCGTCAACGTGAACGGCGGGTCCATCGCCATGGGCCACCCGCTGGGCGCGACAGGTGCGATCATCATCGGCACCCTGCTGGACGAGCTGGAACGGACGGGCAAGTCCACCGGCCTTGCCACGCTGTGCATCGCATCCGGCATGGGGGCGGCCACCATCATCGAGCGGGTCTGA